Genomic segment of Malania oleifera isolate guangnan ecotype guangnan chromosome 7, ASM2987363v1, whole genome shotgun sequence:
GATAATACAGTTGTATTTTTTTTAGGGATTGTAGTAAGGCCGACCTGAAGATTTATAGAgtatcagttgacttatcctggtgggccaGCCAAAGTTAAGtttcgcctacgggccgcacaaccctgtcatgaggggttaaatcatggcatacagtttttcagggtaattttcgcacgcacgcacacacacacacacacacacacacacatatatatatatatatatatatatatatatatatatatacagatttatagaataatagtagatatattataatattagcaatatgaataaataaaaagctcagataatacagttgtattttttttaagccatataggtgtgagttacacagcatttttacatgatatctcagttcagttatttatcagtaaattatttatgtaaactcggttgccacacactggtaataccatattttgtcttactgagcgttgtctcatcctaataatttaacatttttcaagtgatccaactagacgagcagatcaagctcagaGATAGGGAGGTCGGTTGcactaccctatttgtagggtaagtgtttccaggagaaaattatttttgggtaGATCTCAAGAGTTTTGATAGATGATACTAGAGAGttatgtttttgtgtatgtatattttgggagatactgaattttggtattgtgtatatggttgtacatttttatgttttccgctacataggtgtaTTTCAGTAGTCATTACAGGGTATCGGGGTAAAATGATTATCAgtctatttattttatattttaaaaaaatggtatgaattttaaggtcgttacattttgatatcagagcctatgttgctaggttatgtagactttagagtacagtggaaaacaataccaaaatataggaatggaattttgagaaggatagaatATAATATCAATGAGTTAATGTTGGGAGAGTAGAGtgaaaatttagggttctattctgcAGTCTGGAAGTAGGAATTTCGGGgtagtttatgtgtttttcctggagtgacgatttcaggaaaaccatagtagaCTATCGTTGATTTCTATTTCTATATgataggactagaccttaaattagtaataggaggtatggggtattttagttagaatagtaTTATGAGGCTCAGATTCACAGAATAATTTAGTGTTATCGTAAGATgaaccctggaggtagtagtgctcacgctagtggtgatgatggagcagggccctctgGCATGGGCGGTGAAGACTCAGAAGCCGTTTTACGCAGCGTAGCTCAGTAGGTCATGACTGAGATTAcacggagctccagggagcaagATGGTCCATTTGCAGCACtagggtgcacgatagagaagtttactaagatgaacgCTCAAGCGTTTTCAAGAGCagttgatcctgcagttgctaagaactggatgcaagagatagagaaagtACTGACGGTgcttcattgcaccgatgagcaaagggtcctctatgccatgtATAAGTTGATAGGAGAGGCCGAGATATGGTGGATGGCcatgaaattattggaggagcagaggcccaTACTAGAGCCTATGACCTGGAGCAGGTTCAGagaaatattctttgacagatattttccctCCACTATCAGAGAGGTTAAAGtgcaggagtttctgagtttgactcAGGGGTCGttgacagtccagcagtatgcgacAAAGTTTATAAAGCTGTCACGATTTGCTCCATACATAGTTTTAGATGAAGCTAAAAAGGCCAagaagtttgaaagaggtctgaggcgagatatatataagcag
This window contains:
- the LOC131160871 gene encoding uncharacterized protein LOC131160871, whose protein sequence is MTEITRSSREQDGPFAALGCTIEKFTKMNAQAFSRAVDPAVAKNWMQEIEKVLTVLHCTDEQRVLYAMYKLIGEAEIWWMAMKLLEEQRPILEPMTWSRFREIFFDRYFPSTIREVKVQEFLSLTQGSLTVQQYATKFIKLSRFAPYIVLDEAKKAKKFERVDRAIVAEESENTDVGVLSQRKKPMPPGFQAGSNRGP